DNA sequence from the Verrucomicrobiia bacterium genome:
TCCGGCGGCCCTGAATAATCTCGGTTCCCAGCACGCCGACAGGATGACAGAGGAAAAATCCGGAGTCCCGTACAAAATGAAAAAATCTTCACGCTCCTCATCCACCCCTTCGCCGGCTCAATTTCGACCTGAGTAGTTACGAAAATCCACCGCACGGTTCCATTCGGGTTCAGAGCGGTCACCTTGGGATCGGAGGACACGACGAAAACTGTTCCATCGGAAGCGATAGCGGGGGGGGTCAGATTCCAGTGGGCGCCCAGGCGGTACTTCCACTTTAATTGCCCCTGTCTGGCAAGCGCGACGAGAAACTCTTGGCCCGAGTTAGCGGCCGTAAAGAACAAACTGCCATCAGGACCAATCGTGGGCGCCGAATAAGCACGGAATGAACTGCTGAAGCACCATTTCAAGGACCCATCCGGCTCGAACGCAAGCATCGTGGAGCCCTTACCCCCTGGAACATAAATGACGCCTTCCCAGTCCTGAGAGAATGATAAACATAAGCCCATCTCGGCGGCTTTTTGTTCCAATAGCCGTTTGAGGCTGCCATGCGAATCAAATCGGAGGAGCGATGTATTGGTACCGTCGGAAGACCCGAACAAAACGGAGCCATCACCGGAAATCCCCACTGGAGCGGTCATGTTATTTTTGGAATCAAAATGCCATACCTCCTGGCCCTCTTTATTGACCGCAAAAAGACTTTTCGGACTGAAAAAACCGTTGCCAACGGAAAAATAGATCGTGTCCCGCTCGTCCAAGGAGAAAGCCGCCCCCCAGTCATGTTCATTGATATTTTTAATCGGGAACCGCCATTTGACAGCACCGTCGGAGCGCAAGGCCAAAACACCTGAATTCACCCCTAAGAGCCCGTAGGCCGATTCGCGCACATAGATTGTCCCGTCCTTTCCGATGACTGGCGCCGAATCGATCCAGATTCCCGCAGGCGAGGCCCAACGGAGTTTCCCGGTTACATCGTACGACCGAAGTACGCGAAAGCCTCTCTGATAAACAGTCCCGTCCTGGCCCACCGCCAATTCATCACCGGTAATGTCTTTAATGGATACTTTCCATAGGATTGGGGAGGGGGTGGGATTGATTGTAAACCTTGTGAGAGCCAAAACAACTAAAAGGCCCAGAATCATGGCCATCACCCCGCGCAGTTTCATCCAGGGGGTTTGACCTTTACTATTCTGATTTGTTCAGCGGTTATCCAGCCTTTCTACCGCTTCCCATGGCAGGTCCTTTGCGAGATGGAAGGGAACCTTGGCGCGATTGAGGTCATTGTTTTGGAATCGAATATTGTGGCTTGCAGGCCCGGCGATGTCGATGAAGATGTCCGTCCCCTTGGCCGCCCGGGCATGACGAATCATCGCTCCGGAGACCTGCCGCAGGGCGATGATTGGCACATCTGACTGTGACCGGGCCGGCCCGGTAGTGAAGCCGTCGATGTCCAGGCCGTGGATGTCTTCGAAGTTCAATGCGCTTTTCCATGAAAACAGAAACGGTTTCTCCCACACGACCTCGACATCTTTCAATTTGAGGTTTGTGATGCGGCGAAAATCCAGGACGTGTTCAGCTCGATCATAGGGCGCAGTTGGGTCCGTCGAGACGAACAGCTTGACGTTTTCAAGGGTGATGCCGTCGAGCCAGCGTTCCGAATGGCCGTAAAAGAGCGAGGAACCCTTGGCATGAGCAACGATGTTGCGAAGGGTGAGTTGGAGGATCGGCGCTGGAGGCGGGTCCTTTGATTTGGGAAGCGACGGGTCGAGTTCGCTCAGCCGGAAGCTGCGGCAATAGAATGGCTGGGCATCGCCTGCCCAAAACCAATCGAACCGGCTGCAGTCAATAGTCAGATCGGAGAGGAGGACATTGCTGATCGAGCCGCCCAGCGCCGTGATCAAGGCAAAGCCGCGGTTGACGTTATTAAACAGGCTGTGGGTAACCTGGATATTCTGAATGCCGGCAATATTGCCCTCGCTGAATTTGATCCCCGCGGATGCCGAGGAAAGCCGGCAGTTGGTCACCGAGATATTCTCGCAAACCAAGGCAGGTCCCCAGTTGGTGGCAGAGACCAGGGCGACACAGTCATCGCCGGTCTCAATGGAGCAGTTGGCGATGGAAACATTTTGGCAGCCGTCCAGGTCGATGCCATCGGCCCACACCGCCTCCTTTAAGCTGCTATAAATATAGAGGCCGTCGAAGGTGGCATTGCGGCAGGCATACAACGCAAAGGTCCAAATGGGTGCGTGTAGGAAGTTCAGGCCGTTGAACCGAATATTGTTGCAGCGCCCCAGCCATACCAGGTGCGGGTAAATCTGGCGGTTCGGGAAATCTTTAGGAAAGGAGCGCATCAGCGACTTGCCCAACCCTTGCATCAACTTTTTGTGTTCGAAATTCTGCTCGAAATCATCTGGCCGCCAGTCGTATTGGGCCTGGCCATCGACGATTCCCCTCCCGCCGAAGCTGACGTCTTCCAAGTCTTCGCCGTAGAACAAGGCGGCCTTCGAGACAATGGGACCGCAGTCGTAGGCCTTGGCATCTGTCGAGGCATAGAGCGTCGCGCCCTCCGCCAATTCGACCCGAATATGGCTGCGCAGACGCAGGGTGCCGGATGTATAGAGACCGGGCGGTATCAGAACCGTGCCGCCCCCGGCAGCCGCGCAGGCATCGATAGCCTTTTGGACGGATGGCCGAGCGTTGTCCTCCTTTCGTCCCGTGGCGCCGTAGTCTCGCACGTTAAAGGTGCGGGCTGGTCCTGCTTCAAGTCGGATTCCGCTCAGGAACAGAGAACCCAAGAAGGCGGGCAGAAATGCCCCGGCTAACAAAAAGCGAAAAATAGACTGACTCATTGTACCGGGCCTGCCTATTCTTGGGCGCCCATGTCAGGGCGCGGAGGGTAGAGATGGTCGAATGGGACTTTGTGAAGGTAGGGTTGGCCGCGGTGGTAATCGGCTACGTTCTCGAGCAGGGAGATGGCCATCTCAGTCCCCAACAGCACCCGGGCGTTCAGGTGATAGAGCACGGCGAGATCGGAGACGTGATCGACGATCTGGCTGTAGTGGCGCGTCGCCCCTTCGAGTTGGTCGTGACTCCGCCGAAGGGTGTCCAGGCTCGCCGTCAACTCGGCGACGAACGCGTCGTGCTCCATCTCCTTGCGGTGAACGAAGGCGTCGTCGAACTGGACCATGCCGCGCCGGAAATCATTGAGGGCGGCAAAGACATCGCGCAGAACTTCGGTGCGGTTGATGAGATAATTCAGCTCGTAGCGTCCTCTAGGCGCGACATTCGTGGTGGCCGCCTGGAGATGGTCCAGGGCCTGGTTGAGCAGCGCGATCGACCGCTCATGGTGCGTTATCGCATCGGTGGAGTTGTCGATGCGCGCCTTCCAGGAATGCATGACCGGGCCGTCATAAATGTTGCGCTGTTGCCAATAAGCATAGGCAGCGCTGACCTCGCGAACGCCGCCGCAGCATGGCAGAACGCCATAACCGCCGTCGTATTCGTAATAATCAAGATAAGCCTGGTTCGCCTCCAGCTTCAGAAAGGCCTGGTACATTTCCGGCGCGGCGTCCTGGCCGAAGATGCGCTCGGACGAGTCGCGATAAAATTCTTCCGGCGTCAGGCCGGGTTCCCACGACGCGCGCGCAAGAAAGCTGCTGTTGAATTCCGTGCCCCGCGCTCGTTCGATTTGCCCGGCAACACCCGAGAGGCCGTACTTGACGCCATCGACAAAGATGCGGTCCTTCCGGGCATACTGGCCGACGCTGAACTGCATGCCGAGCATGTCGAAGTCGTCATCCACGCGCGGTTGGAGGATGCGCTCGCGCTGGCCCATGTTGCCAAAGTATCGCATCGGCACGCCGTCGCGTGTCCAGACGCCGCTGGACTCAAGCGAAGCGAACGGGATGTCCGACGGGAGCCACTTGTTGAACAGGGGCAAAGCGTAGCCTCGGCCAGTCGTCATGAGCCCCATCCGCAGCCCGGGAAGGACCTGGTCGCGCTGTTTGAGCAGGTAAGTGAACAGGTCGAAGTAACCGATATTGGAGTCCACCACCTGGTCGATATCGACTGAATATATGTTGGCCAGGGTTGAACTCCAAGGCAGGGCCAGCGCGCGCAGTTCTTCAAACCGAGGGCGCTGTTGCCGAAAGAAATTGGCGTACTTGGGCTTCAGCAGGTCGGGGTAAAGCTCGGCGAAGTTGAGGAAAAACCCTTCCGCCTGGGGGTAGGTCTCGGCAAGGGCTTTAAGGCGGCTGAGTTGAATCTCGCGGGTGACTGGGTCCAGGGGATGTACGAAGCTCCCGAAAATGTAATTGAACGGAGTATCGCCGACCATTTCAGCATGGCGCGCGAGGTTGGGTGGTAACGAAGCCAGTTCGATGACGGGCCAGACTTTGATGTTCCGCTGTGCGGCATAGGCGATGATGCGGCGCAGCAAGTCCCGGCAGATGCTATAGGCCTCGCCAGGCGTCTCGACGTGTTGCAATTCAAGGGGAGCGAGGCGTTGGCGCCCTTCGAAATGCTCGCGCCCAATCGAGACATCGTCGATCGTTCGCGAGCCGAACCCGCCATACGTCCAATTCTGATAGCCGCTCTCTTTACTGGAAACATCCCCGGACCGGTTGGTTTCGCCCTTATAGGCGTATTGCAGCCAGGGCTCGAAAGCGAACCACCAAAATTGCAGATAATTGCACTTCATCCGGGCCATCTGATCCAGGAACTGCTCGTAGTCCGGCCATGAAAAGGCCGAGGCATTATCGAAATTCGAGGCGAACAGAAACCCGCGGCGCGGGAATGCCGGCGATTTCTTCATGTCGAGGCTCGGCAACACGAGCTTGTCGCGCCGTTGCGGCACGATGTCTCCGGTCAATCGGAACGTGATGCCCAGTTGTTCGAGCAATTCGTAACTCCCATAAAGCACGCCGGGTTCATCCGCGCCGACGATGACCATCGCCGGGTGTCCCTTCCAAGTCACGCTCTTGAGGGCATAGCCTTCAGGCTTGAGACCGCTTGTGCTGACGACGCCGCTCTGAAGCATTTCACTCAGGATTTCATTTTGCGCCGCAGTTCCCAAGACGACCAATGTCTCACCGGCAGGCTGAGCGCCAACCGTCGCCTGGCTCAGCAGTGGCAATTGCGCACCCGAGATTTTGGCAATGTAGCGCTGCAATTCGGAGACGGCGCGGCGGGTCAGTTCGCCGGGATTGTCCCCCGCTAGGATCGATCCATGCGACTTGCCATTGCTAACGAGGGGCCAGGCAGCAGGCCCACGGGTGGCAGGTTCAGCCGAAATCTGCCCTTGCACCGGTGCGGGTTGCGCGTGGGCAGGTCGGGCGACCCAGAGCCAACCAAGCATGAAGGCGAAAAAATGAACGTTCCTGTAAAAGCAGTTGCGCGCTCGGGAGCCGGAAAAATAAAGGCAGAAAAAGTCTAAGTCTGAGTTCATCTGCGTTTATCAATGGTTTCATCTTTGCTTCTGGGCGGATTTTGGCGAAAGACAACGCCCGCAAAATCGAATTTGCCGGCCGTGCTCTCCTGGAAAGGCTGTTGGAGCGCGGTAACGAAATTCGTTAGTTTCTCCCGATCCGGCGAAAGGGAGCAGGCTGGGTCAGTCGCGGCGGGGTTGCCGGTTATCAAAGCAGCCTGGCAACGGCATCCGCCAAAGTCGATTTCGCGGAACTCGCACGCGCGGCACGGGTCGGGCATCCATTCCGTGCCGCGAAAGCGATTGAAGGCCTCCGACTGGTTCCAAATCCATTCCAGGGCGTGCTTGCGAACATTAGCAAAGCGCAGGCCCGGGATTTCTGCGGCGGTAGGGCAAGGGAGCACATCGCCTGCGGGATTAACCGTCAGGTATCGGCGTCCCCAACCGTTCATGCAGGGTTTGGGGCGTTCGGCGTAGTAATCGGGCGCCACAAACAAAATATCCAGTTTGCCTGCCAGCCTTTTCTTTGCCGCGTGGACAGCTTCTGTAGCCTGCTCGATCTGCGCCCGCGTCGGCAACAAGGCCGCCCGGTTCCGGAAGGCCCAACCATAATACTGCGTATTTGCCAACTCGAGGCGCTCGGCCTCCAGGTCCTCGGCCAGGGCAATCAACTGCTGGACCCGGCCAATGTTGGCGCGGTGCAGCACGACGTTAATCGTCAGCGGCAGACCCAGGTCGCGAACCATCCGCGCGGCAGCCAGTTTCTTCTCGTGCGCCGTTGTGCCGGCTATCCCATCCCCCAGCGCAGCCGCATCCGATTGAAAGCTAATCTGGATCGTATCAAGGCCCGTGTTTTTCAAAGCCTCGGCGCGGGCGCGGTTCAACCCGAGGGCGCTGGTGATGAGATTGGAGTAGAGCCCGGCCGCGCGAGCGGCGGCCACCAACTCGACCAAGTCGCCGCGTTGGAGCGGTTCACCGCCCGAGAAGCCAACATGCAGGGCCCCCAGTTCGGCAGCTTCACGCATGACACGGCGCCATTCCTGAGTGCCCAACTCGACTCCTTCTGTTGCGTTAGTCGGGTTGGAGCAGTACGGGCAATGCAGCGGACAGCGATGCGTCAGTTCTGCCAATAAAAGGTAGGGGCGATAGTTCACGCTAAAACACCAGTAATTTGCGCTCGTAGAGATCGACCAGGCACTCAAACACGTCCTCGCGCAGAGTGGCGCGATCGACCTCGTATTCGACGGCCAGCGAAGCGATGATAGCTTCGGCGGTTGAACGGCCATCACATCGAGCCACTATTTGCTGTGCTGTCTCGCTTAGATACAGGATTCCCTCGGGAAACAACAACACAGGCTCGCCGCTCTTAGCATCGGTTTGGAGGCGCACACCACGAGCCAGCGCCGGACGGGATTGCTCATCAACCATTGCCAAATTCGACTCCCCCTGGGTTAATAAACTGCACGGTGCCATGATTACATGGACTGAACGCCGAGGCAAGACCCCACGGCGCCCAAGACTTCGTCTAAAGAATTTTTTTGAACCGCGGAATACGCGGAACAATCTCGAAATGGGTTTTCGCGCCGGCAAGAGCAATTGCGTCCAGCATGGCCCAGAGCACGTCACACTTGAACCGCAGCGCAGCAACAGCCGCTTCCTGCATCTGGCGGGTTGTGCAGTAGGTCAAAGTCAACTTGAGGGCTTCACGGGAATCCCGGGGCGCCTGCGTCAGCCGCTTCTTGAAATATTGTAACCCAACCGGACTGATCCAGAGATAAAAACGTTCAAAGGCTGCGAGTCTTTTAGCCATCAGGTCCGGAGCGAACAACTCGGTAAGCGATGATGCCACCGCAACGGGCCAGGGTTGGGAGCGGGCGAAGTTGACATAAGCATCGACGGCAAACCGGACTCCCGGGAGCACCATTCGATTATCGAGCAAAGCGGAGCGAGACAGTCCGCAGGCCTGGCCCAGCCTCAGCCAGGCGCCGATGCCGCCCTCGTCGCCCCCAGTCCCATCGTGGTCGATGATGCGATGGAGCCAGCTTCGGCGGACCTCGCGGATGGGGCAGTTGAAGACAATAGCGGCATCCTTAATGGGGATGTTGCGCTGGTAATAGAACCGGTTGGCAACCCACCTGCGCAGCGGTTCACGGCCCAGCTTGCCCGAATTCATCAGAACATGAAACGGGTGTTTGTCGTGATATGCCGAGCCGCCCACCTGCCGCAACCTCGCAGTGAAAGCCCTTCGGTTCCAGGGAACGTTGCTCATAATTCGAAATCCAGGCCGTCCGCGCCGATTGTGATTCCCGCAGCCTCGGCCACTGCGCGTTCCGGTGATTCGGGGGCGAGCACCGGATTGGTGTTGTTGATGTGAATCAATATCTTTTGCCGGGCAGTCAGATTGCGCAGCAGTTCGAGGCTGCAATCCTTGATGGTAACGTGTCCCATTTCCGTTGCCTTCGGCGCTTGCGGCTTCACGCCCGCCAGTTCGTCACCGGACCAGAATGTCCCGTCAAAGAGGATGATGTCTGAATTCGAGAGGGCACGCAACAGGGGCTCATTCAGGCCGGCCACATCGGGCGCCACCAACAGGCGGCCTCCGGTCCGTGAATCGGTGAATTGATATGCCACACTGTGGGCGCCAGGGGCTGCTTTGGCGAAGGGCGGCGGAGTTCCTGGCAATTCGATGGCACGATACAGCAAGCCAGTCGTGGGCGCCCCTTCCGGGCCCAAAGGCGCAAAGCCGGTCTTCGGCGGTTCGTGCCAGGAAATGCCGCAAAAGGACTCCAGGATTGCTGCCAGGTTGAGATGAGTGATGAGCGTTTCACGGACTGCTCTGGGCGCATAAATCTCGATGCGGCTTCCTTCTCGCAATGAAAAGAGGCCAAGTGCGTGGTCTAAATCCGCGTTTGTGAGAAGAACGCCGGCAATTGGTGAATTTCGGGAAGACCCGCCGGCGGGCTGAAGATCGGGATGCGTCTCGATCTGGCTGGGCAGGTCCGGCGAGGCATTCACCAGGAACCAATGCCCGGCGCCGTCAGTGACGGCCACCGAAGATTGTGTGCGTCGCGGAATTTTGCCGCCCCTGGCTGCGTGACAGTTGGGGCAAGCGCAGTTCCATTGGGGGAGTCCTCCCCCCGCGGCCGTTCCTAACAGAAGAACGCGAATGGCGGACCTCCCGCGGCAGATTGGAAAACTCAGATTTCCGTCACGTAAGCGGTGCACTCGCAACAAACCCGGACCACTTTGACTTCAGGTTTGCGCCACTGTTTCTTAGGTTTTGTGTTTTTCATAGCTGCTGTAAACTTCCCTAATTCTGCCGCAGCTCCGGTTGGTAGTCAAGCTCTCATGATTTCGCTTCTTGCCGCGCTGGACTGAATCCGCTAAGCGTTGGGTAAATGTTCCAACCACCCGAAATGAGCGGCCAGACCTTGGTTGAGCCCCCGTGCCAGCCGAACCGGGACTGGAGTTTCGAGCTTGCCACAAGAACTCTATGAAGCTGGTGCCGATGCATGAATTGCTGCAGCCGGCCTGGAAAGCCGGTTATGCGGTGCCTTCATTTTGCGCCTGGAACGCCGAGGTGGCGGAAACGGTCCTGCAGGTGGCGACCGAGTTGCGCGCGCCAGTGATTCTCATGAGTGGTCCAGGAGAATTCCCGCTAAACCCTCCCGATACGTTGGGGCGGATTGCGCGAACCCTCGTTGAGAAGTATGGCGTGCCTGCGGCCCTGCACCTGGACCACGGCGACTCACTCGAATTGGTTAAGACCTGCATTGAAGCGGGCTATACCTCGGTGATGCTGGATTATTCCACCCGCCCGTTCACCGAGAACGTCTCGGCCCTCAAGGCGGTTGTGGCTATCGCGCGGCCAAAAGGAATTACCGTCGAGGGGGAGATCGGCTCGGTTGGGAAAGTCGATAGCGCAACCGTGGAAGGTGGCGATGCCTCGACGCTCACAGAACCCGCAGATGCGGCGCGGTATGCAGAAATGACCGGGGTCGATGCCTTGGCGGTTTCCATCGGCAACGCTCACGGGATTTATACCCGCCTTCCGATCTTTGACTTCGCGCGTTTGGAACAAATCCGGAATCTTGTCGGGGTGCCCTTGGTGCTTCATGGCGGTTCAGGCACTCAACCCGACTACATCCGCCGCGCTGTGGGGTTGGGCATGGCGAAAATCAACATCGCCAGCGAACTGTGCAAGGCCTTCCGCGACACCTATGCCCTGCAGCATCAAAACGGAAACAACAGTTGGTTGCCCACGGCCCTTGGCGCCACCAAGCAGGCCATGGCACAAGTCGTGGAGCGGTGGATTCAGCTCTCTGGCGCGGCTGGAAAGGCAGCCTGAACCATGCGGCTATGGCAACGGTCCATTGCATAGGGGTCCTGGTTGTCGATGCTTTAAGCGGGCCGCTCACGCAATACCCGGCGCCCAGGATCAGGACTCAGATTAACACCCAATCGATCCGTTTTATGCCCGGTGGCGGCGCAGCCAATACAGGCGCCGCCCTGGGCCAACTGGGCATTTCGGTGGCGGTGTTTTCCAAGGTCGGCCAGGATATCAATGGCGCTTTTTTGCGCAAAGAACTCCGCAGGAGCGGCGTGGATGTCCGGAACGTTCGAACCTCCAAGACCCAGACCACACCGTTTACCTTCGTCGGCATCCATCCCGATGGAGACCGGTCGTTTATCCATACACCGGGGTGCAACCTGAGTTTTTGCCCGAGGGACCTGCGTCTGCACGATGTCTATGGCTGCAGGTTTCTTCTGTATCAGGACATGTTTGTTCTTCCGCAACTCGACCCTGGCGCCCCTGAGCTTCTGGCAGGCGCTCGCAGGCAAGGGATCGTGACACTCTTGGATGAATGTTATGGCCTGGGGCCAGACCGAAAGGTCTTTGAAGCGGCCCTGCCGCAATGCGATGTGGTGCTTCCCAGCTTCGATGACATGCTGGTGATGTATCCCGGATTAGAGCCGCATGCCATGGCCGCAATGCTCCGGGACAAGGGCGCACGGCGCGTGGTATTGAAGCTTGGCCGGGATGGGTGCCTGGTGCTCAACGACAGCGGGACGCTCCAAGTGCCCTCCTGTGCGACCGAGATTGTGGATACCACCGGCGCAGGGGATTGCTTCAATGCCGGGTTTATTGCGGGATTGGCAAACGGTTTGGACGATTTCCAAGCCGCCCAAGCCGGCGCCGCCGCCGCCGCAGCCTGCATCCGGCATGTCGGCGGAGCCGTGGGCTTGCCGCGCTACGAAGCGCTCCTGGAACCTTTCATGCAACGCGGTCATACAGCAGCACACCATTAAGCGCCTATGAATACGAACGAGATTCGCTTGAAACTCCAGGAACTGGCGATGGCCACCCCGGTTATCGACGCTCATACCCATGTCCAGGACGACCTGACCCGTTTCAACAAAAAACTCGCAGCCGGCAATCTCGCCGGCACTCAAGCGGCGGTCAACCGCCCGCCCAAGAACGTGGTGGCCGAGGGCATTCGGCGCGGGCGGCTGGTTCGCCGCACGATGACCGATGCCGCGCACGGCCTGTTTTACTCCTGGTTCGCCCAGATCGTCGAAGGCGCCGGCAACCGGTTGGATGACGCCCTGAAAAAGATCGGCTCGAATACAGACCGCGAGCGGCGCGCTGCCGGCAAATTCCTTATGGAGCAGCTTCAATCCAGCCGCTATTCCGAGTACGCCGAATGGCTGCGTTACATGTTCCGCCTGTATAAAGGCGTGCCCAAGGACATCGATCCGCTGGAGCCGCGTCATTTCAACATGGTCGCGGATGCGATTGCTGCCGAGCGCCACGACCCGGAGTTTGCGGCAAGAGTTCTCCGGGAACATAACGTGCGGGCTTACGTCACCAGCATCGAAAACCGCGACCGTGTGCCCCTGACGCCGCCCGTGCGCCCCAAGGACGTCGATCTCTCCTACTGCACTCATCCCGAGGCATGGAATATGTTCGACTTTAATGGTTTCTTTTGGCCGGAACGCGCCACCGACTTTGGATTGTTCACTCAAGGACACAAATTCGAGGCGGAGAAATATCTGGTACATCTGGAAGAATATTTTGAGTGCGAGATCAAAAACGTGGCTACACTCCAGGAGGCGACGCGCGATTTTTTCTGGAGAATTCTTCGCAGCCCAAGAACTAATCCGCACAGCCGGATTCTTTATGTCGATGGTTTCCAGGCCCAGGACTGGCGCTTCAGCCGCCCCTATTCGAAGGCGACGGTGGACTGGGCCATC
Encoded proteins:
- a CDS encoding PQQ-binding-like beta-propeller repeat protein, which codes for MKLRGVMAMILGLLVVLALTRFTINPTPSPILWKVSIKDITGDELAVGQDGTVYQRGFRVLRSYDVTGKLRWASPAGIWIDSAPVIGKDGTIYVRESAYGLLGVNSGVLALRSDGAVKWRFPIKNINEHDWGAAFSLDERDTIYFSVGNGFFSPKSLFAVNKEGQEVWHFDSKNNMTAPVGISGDGSVLFGSSDGTNTSLLRFDSHGSLKRLLEQKAAEMGLCLSFSQDWEGVIYVPGGKGSTMLAFEPDGSLKWCFSSSFRAYSAPTIGPDGSLFFTAANSGQEFLVALARQGQLKWKYRLGAHWNLTPPAIASDGTVFVVSSDPKVTALNPNGTVRWIFVTTQVEIEPAKGWMRSVKIFSFCTGLRIFPLSSCRRAGNRDYSGPP
- a CDS encoding glycosyl hydrolase family 28 protein — translated: MSQSIFRFLLAGAFLPAFLGSLFLSGIRLEAGPARTFNVRDYGATGRKEDNARPSVQKAIDACAAAGGGTVLIPPGLYTSGTLRLRSHIRVELAEGATLYASTDAKAYDCGPIVSKAALFYGEDLEDVSFGGRGIVDGQAQYDWRPDDFEQNFEHKKLMQGLGKSLMRSFPKDFPNRQIYPHLVWLGRCNNIRFNGLNFLHAPIWTFALYACRNATFDGLYIYSSLKEAVWADGIDLDGCQNVSIANCSIETGDDCVALVSATNWGPALVCENISVTNCRLSSASAGIKFSEGNIAGIQNIQVTHSLFNNVNRGFALITALGGSISNVLLSDLTIDCSRFDWFWAGDAQPFYCRSFRLSELDPSLPKSKDPPPAPILQLTLRNIVAHAKGSSLFYGHSERWLDGITLENVKLFVSTDPTAPYDRAEHVLDFRRITNLKLKDVEVVWEKPFLFSWKSALNFEDIHGLDIDGFTTGPARSQSDVPIIALRQVSGAMIRHARAAKGTDIFIDIAGPASHNIRFQNNDLNRAKVPFHLAKDLPWEAVERLDNR
- a CDS encoding alpha-glucuronidase family glycosyl hydrolase; amino-acid sequence: MNSDLDFFCLYFSGSRARNCFYRNVHFFAFMLGWLWVARPAHAQPAPVQGQISAEPATRGPAAWPLVSNGKSHGSILAGDNPGELTRRAVSELQRYIAKISGAQLPLLSQATVGAQPAGETLVVLGTAAQNEILSEMLQSGVVSTSGLKPEGYALKSVTWKGHPAMVIVGADEPGVLYGSYELLEQLGITFRLTGDIVPQRRDKLVLPSLDMKKSPAFPRRGFLFASNFDNASAFSWPDYEQFLDQMARMKCNYLQFWWFAFEPWLQYAYKGETNRSGDVSSKESGYQNWTYGGFGSRTIDDVSIGREHFEGRQRLAPLELQHVETPGEAYSICRDLLRRIIAYAAQRNIKVWPVIELASLPPNLARHAEMVGDTPFNYIFGSFVHPLDPVTREIQLSRLKALAETYPQAEGFFLNFAELYPDLLKPKYANFFRQQRPRFEELRALALPWSSTLANIYSVDIDQVVDSNIGYFDLFTYLLKQRDQVLPGLRMGLMTTGRGYALPLFNKWLPSDIPFASLESSGVWTRDGVPMRYFGNMGQRERILQPRVDDDFDMLGMQFSVGQYARKDRIFVDGVKYGLSGVAGQIERARGTEFNSSFLARASWEPGLTPEEFYRDSSERIFGQDAAPEMYQAFLKLEANQAYLDYYEYDGGYGVLPCCGGVREVSAAYAYWQQRNIYDGPVMHSWKARIDNSTDAITHHERSIALLNQALDHLQAATTNVAPRGRYELNYLINRTEVLRDVFAALNDFRRGMVQFDDAFVHRKEMEHDAFVAELTASLDTLRRSHDQLEGATRHYSQIVDHVSDLAVLYHLNARVLLGTEMAISLLENVADYHRGQPYLHKVPFDHLYPPRPDMGAQE
- the pqqE gene encoding pyrroloquinoline quinone biosynthesis protein PqqE, whose protein sequence is MNYRPYLLLAELTHRCPLHCPYCSNPTNATEGVELGTQEWRRVMREAAELGALHVGFSGGEPLQRGDLVELVAAARAAGLYSNLITSALGLNRARAEALKNTGLDTIQISFQSDAAALGDGIAGTTAHEKKLAAARMVRDLGLPLTINVVLHRANIGRVQQLIALAEDLEAERLELANTQYYGWAFRNRAALLPTRAQIEQATEAVHAAKKRLAGKLDILFVAPDYYAERPKPCMNGWGRRYLTVNPAGDVLPCPTAAEIPGLRFANVRKHALEWIWNQSEAFNRFRGTEWMPDPCRACEFREIDFGGCRCQAALITGNPAATDPACSLSPDREKLTNFVTALQQPFQESTAGKFDFAGVVFRQNPPRSKDETIDKRR
- the pqqD gene encoding pyrroloquinoline quinone biosynthesis peptide chaperone PqqD produces the protein MAPCSLLTQGESNLAMVDEQSRPALARGVRLQTDAKSGEPVLLFPEGILYLSETAQQIVARCDGRSTAEAIIASLAVEYEVDRATLREDVFECLVDLYERKLLVF
- the pqqC gene encoding pyrroloquinoline-quinone synthase PqqC, with the protein product MSNVPWNRRAFTARLRQVGGSAYHDKHPFHVLMNSGKLGREPLRRWVANRFYYQRNIPIKDAAIVFNCPIREVRRSWLHRIIDHDGTGGDEGGIGAWLRLGQACGLSRSALLDNRMVLPGVRFAVDAYVNFARSQPWPVAVASSLTELFAPDLMAKRLAAFERFYLWISPVGLQYFKKRLTQAPRDSREALKLTLTYCTTRQMQEAAVAALRFKCDVLWAMLDAIALAGAKTHFEIVPRIPRFKKIL
- the pqqB gene encoding pyrroloquinoline quinone biosynthesis protein PqqB; this encodes MHRLRDGNLSFPICRGRSAIRVLLLGTAAGGGLPQWNCACPNCHAARGGKIPRRTQSSVAVTDGAGHWFLVNASPDLPSQIETHPDLQPAGGSSRNSPIAGVLLTNADLDHALGLFSLREGSRIEIYAPRAVRETLITHLNLAAILESFCGISWHEPPKTGFAPLGPEGAPTTGLLYRAIELPGTPPPFAKAAPGAHSVAYQFTDSRTGGRLLVAPDVAGLNEPLLRALSNSDIILFDGTFWSGDELAGVKPQAPKATEMGHVTIKDCSLELLRNLTARQKILIHINNTNPVLAPESPERAVAEAAGITIGADGLDFEL
- a CDS encoding class II fructose-bisphosphate aldolase: MKLVPMHELLQPAWKAGYAVPSFCAWNAEVAETVLQVATELRAPVILMSGPGEFPLNPPDTLGRIARTLVEKYGVPAALHLDHGDSLELVKTCIEAGYTSVMLDYSTRPFTENVSALKAVVAIARPKGITVEGEIGSVGKVDSATVEGGDASTLTEPADAARYAEMTGVDALAVSIGNAHGIYTRLPIFDFARLEQIRNLVGVPLVLHGGSGTQPDYIRRAVGLGMAKINIASELCKAFRDTYALQHQNGNNSWLPTALGATKQAMAQVVERWIQLSGAAGKAA
- a CDS encoding carbohydrate kinase family protein, whose product is MATVHCIGVLVVDALSGPLTQYPAPRIRTQINTQSIRFMPGGGAANTGAALGQLGISVAVFSKVGQDINGAFLRKELRRSGVDVRNVRTSKTQTTPFTFVGIHPDGDRSFIHTPGCNLSFCPRDLRLHDVYGCRFLLYQDMFVLPQLDPGAPELLAGARRQGIVTLLDECYGLGPDRKVFEAALPQCDVVLPSFDDMLVMYPGLEPHAMAAMLRDKGARRVVLKLGRDGCLVLNDSGTLQVPSCATEIVDTTGAGDCFNAGFIAGLANGLDDFQAAQAGAAAAAACIRHVGGAVGLPRYEALLEPFMQRGHTAAHH